Part of the Vicinamibacteria bacterium genome is shown below.
CCCCCTCCCGCCCCACCTCGACGCGGGTAATGGCAAAACCCTCCCGCTCCAGGCTGCGGCAGGGCTCGAGCACCGCCGCATGCTCGATCACGCTGGTCACGATGTGGCCTCCGCCCGCGGCCCGAGCCCCCATCGCCCCCTTGAGCGCCAGGTTGTCCGCCTCCGTTGCTCCGGAGGTGAAGACGATCTCGTCGGGGGAGGCGCCCACGAGCGCCGCCAACTCGGCGCGCGCCTCCTCGACGGCCCGGTGCGCTTCCTGGCCGAAGGCATGGGCGCGTCCGGAGGGATTGCCAAAGCGCTCGGTGAAGAAGGGCAGCATGGCCGCGAGCACCGCGGGGTCGAGAGGCGTCGTGGCGTGGTAGTCGAGGTAGGTCGGCCTCATCGAAGCATGATAGCGGAGAAACACCCGAACGCGCCAAGTCCAGCAAGCGGACGACCTTTGGGCCTGTACGCGCCGTCACAACCCTCCCTGGCGCGGAGTCGTATAATCCAGCGAGAGGGAGAAACGACAATGCGGAAGAGCGCGGCGTTCGCGATCCTGGCGGTGGCGATGGCGGGAGCGGCCTGGGCGCAGGAGGCCAAGGACGAGGAAGAGGCCCGTTCGGAGCCCGTGCGCCGGATCCGGGTCCTGCAGAACCCCTACGACATCTCATCCTTCTATCGCTCCGACCCGAGCGCAAACTACTTCGGATACCAGGGCCCGAGCCTCGACTACCGCGGGCCCTACTCCGTGGCCGGCTTCTACCGCTCGCAGCAGTCTCCCACCTACCCCCCCGCGGCAGGCCCCTACGCCTATGGGCGGTTCTGGAACAGCGGATACGGGCGGGGCGGAGTGGTCGTGGGCTTCCGCCGCCGGATCGGCCAGAACGGCGACCTCTTCCTGCTCGCCCCCACGTTCCTAGCCCCCGTGGGGCCGCTGGCGGGCGCGTTCTTCGAGGGGCGTTAGCTCAGCCGTCGAGCCCCAGGACCTGCCGCACCGTCCGGCCCACCTCGCGCAGGAAGCGATCCGCGTAGCTCGTGAGGGGGCCGACGGTCTCGTCCCGCTCCATCCTCTCCACGCGGCCCATGGGATAGAAGACGGTCGTCAGCCCGATCACGCTCTCTTCCTGGCGGGCCAGCTGCCGCATCCAATCGTCGAAGGCCACGAGATCGAGGCCCCGGACCACCACCCCCGCCGGCTGGAGGGAGAGGAGCAGTCCCCACACCCTCTCCTTGGGGCTGTGGAGGTAGAGGATTACGGGCGCGCCTTCGGATAGATCCAGCCCCGTCATTCGGCGGGCGGCGCCTCTCCCCGGCGCTCCGCCAGGAAGGCGGTGATCCTCTTGGCCCCTTCCCGCAGGTCCTCCAGAGAGCGGGCGAACGAGATCCGGATGTAACCGGGGGCGCCGAAGCCCTCCCCGGGAACGACGGCCACGCCCTTCTCCTCCAGCAGCCGGCGCGCCAGCTCGAGGCTGGTCGGCATCTCGGGGGTCAGGTAGCGCGCCAGGTTCGGAAAGAGATAGAAGCCTCCCTCGGGCTCCACGCAGGTCACGCGGGGGAGGGCGGCGATGGCGGGGTGGAGAAAGTCGCGGCGGCGCCGATACTCCGCGACCAGGCCCTGCACGAACTTCTGGGGACCGGTGAGGGCCTCGATCGCGCCCACCTGGGCGAAGGTGGTGGGGCTCTGGGTGCTGTGGGAGGCCAGGGCCGCGCAGGCGTCCACCAGGGCCTTTGGCCCCAGGACCCAGCCGATCCTCCAGCCCGTCATGCAGTAGGTCTTGGACGTGGTACCGATGATCACCAGGCGATCCCCCACCGAGTCGCGCAGGGTCTGCAGCGCGGAGGGATCGGGACGGTCGAAAACGAGCTGGGAGTAGGTGTCGTCGTAGAGGAGCGTGAATTTCCGCCGCTGCGCCATGTCTCCGATCACCAAGAGCTCGTCGGGATCGATGAGCATGCCGGTGGGGTTCCCGGGGCTGTTCAGCACCACCGCCTTGGTGCGGGGTCCGGTGGCCTTGCTGATCATGCGGGCCGAGATCTTGAAACCGTCCTTCTCCTGGGCGGGGACGAAGATCGGGCGCGCCCCCGCTAGGCGCGCGGCTTCCGCGAAAGTGGGCCAGTAGGGCGAGGGAATGACGACTTCGTCCCCCTTGTCGAAGAGGCATTGGCCGGCGAGGTAGAGGGCCTGCTTTCCGCCCACCGTGATAGCGACCTCTTCGGGGGCGAAGGAGAGCCGGAAGTCCTTCTTGTAGCGGCTGGCCACGGCCGCGCGCAGCTCGGGCAGGCCGGCCGAGGGAGCGTACTTGGTCTTTCCCGCCTCCAGGGCGGCGACGGCCGCGGCCAAGATGTGGGGAGGAGTGGGCTGGTCGGGCTCCCCCACGCTGAAATCGAAGACCCACACCCCCTTGGCCTTCATGGCCGCGGCCAGCTGGGACACCGCCACCGTGGGGGAGGTGTGCAGCTTGAGCACGCGCGCGGAGAGGTCGGTCGCGGACCCGGTGCCGGTCATCGGACCCGCCGGCGCCGGCGCCGGCTCTGGGGGGCGACGGAGGCCAGGCCTTGCTTCTCCCCCAGCCGGCGCTCCACCACCGGCGGCACCAGCTCCCGCACCGAGCCCCCGAGCTGGAAGACCTCCTTCACCAAGCGGGAGGAGACGTAGGAATAGCCCTCGGCGGCCATGATGAAGATGGTCTCGATGCCCGGGTTCAAGCGGCGATTCATGAGCGCGAGCTGGAACTCGAACTCGAAGTCCGAGATCGCGCGCAGCCCCCGCACGATGACGGAGGCCCCCGCCTTCATCGCGTAGTCCACGAGGAGCCCGGAGAAAGTGTCCACCCGGACCCGGGGATTGCCGCGGTAGGCCTCGCGGATGATCTCCACCCGCTCCTCAACGCTGAAGAGGGGCCGCTTGTCGGCGTTGTTCAGGATCGCGATCACCAGCTCGTCGAAGACGGAGAGGGCGCGGGCCACGATGTCGATGTGGCCGTTGGTGATGGGATCGAAAGAGCCCGGGAAAACAGCCAGCGATTTCGGCTTGCGGTTCACGGCTCCCCCCCCGGTGCCCGCTCGCGGTAGAAGCTCAGACGCTGATCGCCTACCCGGACCAAGCGGGTCCGGACGAGGCCCCCTATTGTCTCCGGGAGGGCGCGCTTTTTGAAATGCTCGGCCACCGCCACCCCCTCCGCGGCCAGCAGGCCCGCGGAGGCGAGCCCCTCCAGAAGCGGCTCGTAAAGCTCGCTCGCGTAGGGCGGGTCCAGATAGACGATGTCGAAGCGCGCGCCCTGGGCGGCGAGGCCGGCCAGGCAGAGCCGGGCCTCTTGACGGAAGACCAGGACCTCGCCCCCCGCCCCCTTAAGGGCGCGCGCGTTCTCGCGAATGGCCGCCACCGCGGCCGGGTCCCCGTCCACGAGGACCACCCGCGCCGCCCCCCGCGACAGCGCCTCCAGGCCAATGCCGCCGCTGCCCGCGAAGAGGTCCAAGAAGCGGCAACCGGGCAGGGCGGGGGCGAGGATGTCGAAGAGCGTCTGCCGGACCCGGGCGCCCGTGGGGCGGGTGAGGAGGCCCTTTGGCGCGGCGAGCCGGCGGCCCTTCTCGCGGCCCGCGATGATCCTGGGCACGCCGGATACGATACCGCCGGAGGGGGACGGCGTCCACGGTTCCTGGCCGCGCGCCCTACCCGACCTGGGCGAGCCCGAACCGCCGCTCCCAACCGCCCTGCTCGAGGAAGGCTCGGAGGGGGCCTTCCGGGGAGGCCTCTTCGAGGCAGCGGAAGGCCTCGACCCGGGCTCGCTCCAAAAGGTCGCGGTCCCGCAGCAGGCGGCCCACGCGGAACGCGGGCAACCCCGACTGGCGGGTGCCGAAGAAATCCCCGGGCCCGCGGATCTCCAGGTCCTTCTCCGCGATCAAGAACCCGTCCGTGGTCGCAACCATCACCTCCAGGCGGGCGCGCGCCACCTCGGAGAGGCGTCCGTGGGAGAGGAGCACGCAGGTGGAGGGGCCTCCCCCTCGGCCCACCCGGCCCCGGAGCTGGTGCAGCTGGGCGAGGCCGAAGCGCTCGGCGTGCTCGACCACCATCACGGTGGCGTTGGCCACGTCCACCCCGACCTCGATCACGGTAGTGGCCACCAGGACCTGGATCTCTCCGCGGCCGAAGGCGGCCATCACGGCTTCTTTCTCCCCGCTCTTGAGCCGCCCGTGGAGCAGCCCCACCCGCGCTGCGGGCAAGGCCGCCCGCCACTCCGCGGTCATCTCCACCGCCGCCCGCACGTCCTCGAGCTTCTCGGACTCCTCCACCAGGGGGTAGACCACGTAGGCCTGGCGCCCGGCCGTGATCTCGCCCCTCACCAGGTCCAGCACCGCCCGGCGCTCCGAGGCCGGGCGGTGCAGGGTGCGGACGGGCGTGCGCCCGGGAGGCTTCTCGTCCACCACCGACACGTCCAGGTCGCCATAGGCGGTGAGGGCGAGGGTGCGGGGGATGGGGGTGGCGGTCATGACCAAGACGTCCAGGGCGTAGCCCTTGCGCATCAGGTCCTCGCGCTGCAGGACGCCAAAACGGTGCTGCTCGTCGATGACGGCGAGCCCCAGGGCGCGGAAGACAACGCCCTCCTGGATGAGGGCGTGCGTGCCCACCGCGATCTGCGTCTCCCCCGAGGAGAGCCGGGCGAGGACGGCGGTTCGCTCCTTGCGCGTGAGGGCGGAGGTCAAGAGCTCCACGCGGTAGGGGCTCTTGGTGAGCAGGCGGCGGAAGGTCAGGAAGTGCTGCTCGGCCAGGATCTCGGTGGGGGCCATGAACGCGGCCTGGTGGTCGTTCTCGAGGGCCACCACCATGGCGAGCAGGGCCACCATGGTCTTGCCCGAGCCGACGTCGCCCTGGATCAGCCGATTCATGGGATGGAGGGACCGCATGTCGT
Proteins encoded:
- the coaD gene encoding pantetheine-phosphate adenylyltransferase, with product MNRKPKSLAVFPGSFDPITNGHIDIVARALSVFDELVIAILNNADKRPLFSVEERVEIIREAYRGNPRVRVDTFSGLLVDYAMKAGASVIVRGLRAISDFEFEFQLALMNRRLNPGIETIFIMAAEGYSYVSSRLVKEVFQLGGSVRELVPPVVERRLGEKQGLASVAPQSRRRRRRVR
- the rsmD gene encoding 16S rRNA (guanine(966)-N(2))-methyltransferase RsmD, which codes for MPRIIAGREKGRRLAAPKGLLTRPTGARVRQTLFDILAPALPGCRFLDLFAGSGGIGLEALSRGAARVVLVDGDPAAVAAIRENARALKGAGGEVLVFRQEARLCLAGLAAQGARFDIVYLDPPYASELYEPLLEGLASAGLLAAEGVAVAEHFKKRALPETIGGLVRTRLVRVGDQRLSFYRERAPGGEP
- a CDS encoding pyridoxal phosphate-dependent aminotransferase, with protein sequence MTGTGSATDLSARVLKLHTSPTVAVSQLAAAMKAKGVWVFDFSVGEPDQPTPPHILAAAVAALEAGKTKYAPSAGLPELRAAVASRYKKDFRLSFAPEEVAITVGGKQALYLAGQCLFDKGDEVVIPSPYWPTFAEAARLAGARPIFVPAQEKDGFKISARMISKATGPRTKAVVLNSPGNPTGMLIDPDELLVIGDMAQRRKFTLLYDDTYSQLVFDRPDPSALQTLRDSVGDRLVIIGTTSKTYCMTGWRIGWVLGPKALVDACAALASHSTQSPTTFAQVGAIEALTGPQKFVQGLVAEYRRRRDFLHPAIAALPRVTCVEPEGGFYLFPNLARYLTPEMPTSLELARRLLEEKGVAVVPGEGFGAPGYIRISFARSLEDLREGAKRITAFLAERRGEAPPAE
- the recG gene encoding ATP-dependent DNA helicase RecG, whose translation is MDLGTAVLYVKGVGPQRATALAQGGVLTLEDLLYHLPLRYEDRRSFARIADLRPGMKVAIAGTITVAGLRRARRMTLYEVRVEDRSGRLKVLWFNQPFLKDVLPRGQRVFLFGGVERDARGRGLLMSSPEYEVVAADDAPGVHTGRIVPIYEKRGPLSGKVLRRILTHLAEQIPDDLEDPLPGEVRERLGVAGRAEALRGVHRPGPEASLEALNHSRSPAHLRLILEEFFLFQLGLARRRKGLRGARKGISFQITDRTREVVKRILPFHLTAAQKRVLKEIADDMRSLHPMNRLIQGDVGSGKTMVALLAMVVALENDHQAAFMAPTEILAEQHFLTFRRLLTKSPYRVELLTSALTRKERTAVLARLSSGETQIAVGTHALIQEGVVFRALGLAVIDEQHRFGVLQREDLMRKGYALDVLVMTATPIPRTLALTAYGDLDVSVVDEKPPGRTPVRTLHRPASERRAVLDLVRGEITAGRQAYVVYPLVEESEKLEDVRAAVEMTAEWRAALPAARVGLLHGRLKSGEKEAVMAAFGRGEIQVLVATTVIEVGVDVANATVMVVEHAERFGLAQLHQLRGRVGRGGGPSTCVLLSHGRLSEVARARLEVMVATTDGFLIAEKDLEIRGPGDFFGTRQSGLPAFRVGRLLRDRDLLERARVEAFRCLEEASPEGPLRAFLEQGGWERRFGLAQVG